A single window of Methanothermobacter marburgensis str. Marburg DNA harbors:
- a CDS encoding prefoldin subunit beta, translating to MELPQNVQHQLAQFQQLQQQAQAISVQKQTVEMQINETQKALDELSKAADDAEVFKSSGNILIKVDKDEITEELQEKLETLQLREKTIERQEERVMKKLQEMQVNIQEAMKGAGINPGMGN from the coding sequence ATGGAACTTCCACAGAATGTACAGCATCAGCTGGCTCAGTTCCAGCAGCTGCAGCAGCAGGCACAGGCAATATCTGTGCAGAAACAGACGGTTGAAATGCAGATTAATGAGACACAGAAGGCCCTTGATGAACTTTCCAAGGCTGCAGATGATGCAGAGGTATTCAAGAGCTCAGGGAACATCCTCATCAAGGTTGATAAGGATGAGATTACAGAGGAGCTCCAGGAAAAACTTGAAACCCTACAGTTAAGGGAGAAGACCATTGAGAGGCAGGAAGAACGCGTCATGAAGAAACTCCAGGAGATGCAGGTTAACATCCAGGAGGCAATGAAGGGCGCTGGAATCAACCCGGGGATGGGTAATTAA
- a CDS encoding KEOPS complex subunit Pcc1 has protein sequence MTLALRSIQGEIEVSTGDPETALVIYRAVKPEVEDSPSERSSMSIDLDDDLITISISATDSASFRAALNSSIRWVKLSMEMIDTLKSLDLSD, from the coding sequence GTGACCTTGGCATTGAGGAGCATCCAGGGTGAAATCGAAGTTTCCACAGGGGACCCTGAGACGGCCCTTGTTATTTACAGGGCGGTTAAACCTGAAGTTGAGGATTCACCCTCTGAAAGGTCCTCAATGTCCATTGACCTTGATGATGACCTGATAACCATAAGTATAAGCGCCACTGATTCGGCGTCATTCAGGGCGGCCCTTAACTCATCAATCCGATGGGTTAAACTGTCCATGGAGATGATTGATACACTTAAATCCCTGGATTTATCCGATTAA
- a CDS encoding Brix domain-containing protein yields MLLTTSRKPSQRTRSFAQRLARILGWTYINRGKMNLREVLIDAGGPAAILFERHGNPARITFLDERGHELGYILFNASFDLKPVSLRGAARSARSCPDDLHTICRLMGLEHDPSVREGAWDIRPAGDYRGVMELIDSEGRPSGFKLIIKDIRMGE; encoded by the coding sequence ATGCTTCTTACAACCTCAAGGAAGCCATCCCAGCGCACAAGGTCCTTTGCCCAGAGGCTTGCAAGGATCCTCGGATGGACCTACATAAACAGGGGGAAGATGAACCTGCGCGAGGTCCTCATCGATGCAGGGGGTCCTGCCGCAATCCTCTTTGAGAGACATGGTAACCCTGCAAGGATAACATTCCTTGATGAAAGGGGCCATGAACTGGGTTACATCCTCTTCAACGCTTCCTTTGACCTTAAACCCGTCAGTCTCAGGGGCGCTGCCAGAAGTGCAAGGTCCTGTCCTGATGATCTCCACACAATCTGCCGGCTCATGGGCCTTGAACATGACCCGTCGGTTAGGGAGGGTGCATGGGATATAAGGCCTGCCGGTGATTACAGGGGTGTGATGGAACTCATTGATTCGGAGGGCAGGCCCTCTGGCTTTAAACTTATCATAAAGGATATCAGGATGGGTGAGTGA
- a CDS encoding DNA-directed RNA polymerase subunit P — translation MYRCAQCGTLIDPKKYMENKCPRCRYRILFKEVPPVKRTIRAR, via the coding sequence TTGTACCGTTGCGCCCAGTGCGGAACCCTGATAGACCCCAAGAAGTACATGGAGAACAAGTGCCCGCGCTGCAGGTACAGGATCCTCTTCAAGGAGGTGCCTCCTGTTAAGAGGACCATAAGGGCACGGTAG
- the rpl37A gene encoding 50S ribosomal protein L37Ae has translation MAKTKKVGITGRFGPRYGRKAKRAVKKIEEEMKRKHVCPTCDRPGVKRESRGIWKCRKCGAVFTGGAYLPVTPMGKTAARNIKRIVGGK, from the coding sequence ATGGCAAAAACAAAGAAAGTTGGTATTACAGGACGTTTCGGTCCACGTTACGGTCGTAAAGCTAAAAGAGCTGTCAAGAAGATTGAAGAAGAGATGAAGAGGAAGCACGTATGCCCCACCTGTGACAGGCCAGGTGTTAAAAGGGAGAGCAGGGGCATATGGAAGTGCAGAAAGTGTGGCGCTGTATTCACAGGCGGTGCGTACCTGCCTGTGACCCCGATGGGTAAGACAGCGGCCCGTAACATCAAGAGGATAGTTGGAGGTAAGTAG
- the rrp42 gene encoding exosome complex protein Rrp42, producing MVNKMDIIPEITRKSITDLINNKERIDGRSLHEFRDISIETGVISKAEGSSRVKLGNTQIIVGVKPQIGEPFPDTPEMGVILTNSELLPMASPTFEPGPPDERSVELSRVVDRCVRESQMIDLEKLCIIEGSKVWMLFLDLHIIDYDGNLFDAAVLATVAALLDTRIPAAEVEDGEVLVDRENMQPLPINRKALMCTFAKIGDEIILDPCLEEEDILTARLSIGVTEDGSICAMQKGGEGALTRDDVLRAVSIAREKVPQLIEYLDKSMAP from the coding sequence ATGGTGAATAAAATGGATATAATACCTGAAATTACAAGAAAAAGTATAACAGACCTTATAAATAACAAGGAGCGAATTGATGGAAGGTCACTCCATGAGTTCAGGGACATATCCATTGAAACAGGGGTGATATCCAAGGCTGAGGGTTCCTCAAGGGTCAAACTTGGCAACACACAGATAATAGTTGGTGTCAAGCCGCAGATAGGCGAACCATTCCCTGACACCCCTGAAATGGGAGTGATACTCACAAACTCCGAACTACTACCAATGGCATCACCAACCTTTGAGCCGGGACCCCCCGATGAGCGTTCGGTTGAACTGTCAAGGGTTGTTGACCGCTGCGTAAGGGAAAGTCAGATGATAGACCTTGAAAAACTCTGCATAATAGAGGGCAGCAAGGTCTGGATGCTCTTCCTGGACCTCCACATAATCGACTATGACGGCAACCTCTTTGATGCCGCGGTACTTGCAACTGTGGCAGCGCTCCTCGATACAAGGATACCCGCCGCGGAGGTTGAGGATGGTGAAGTCCTGGTTGACAGGGAGAACATGCAGCCACTCCCCATCAATAGAAAGGCCCTCATGTGCACCTTTGCAAAGATTGGTGATGAGATAATACTGGACCCCTGCCTTGAGGAGGAGGACATACTCACCGCAAGGCTGTCCATAGGGGTGACAGAGGATGGCTCCATATGCGCCATGCAGAAGGGCGGTGAGGGTGCCCTCACAAGGGATGATGTCCTGAGGGCGGTTTCGATTGCGAGGGAGAAGGTACCCCAGCTCATTGAGTACCTTGATAAGTCAATGGCACCCTGA
- the rrp41 gene encoding exosome complex exonuclease Rrp41, translating to MIGIITQDQLKTSPSVREDGRAFDELRPLRIEAGILERADGSSYLEFGGNKILVAVYGPREAQIRKLQRPDRAVIRCRYNMAPFSVEERKRPGPDRRSVEISKITAEALRPALILEKFPRSVIDVFIEVLEAEGGTRCAGITAASVALADAGIPMRDMVVACAAGKVNDQVVLDLSEEEDKAGQADVPVAILPRTREITLLQSDGNLSDDEFERALDLAVEGCLRIHEVQKEALRKRYGE from the coding sequence GTGATTGGTATCATCACACAGGATCAGTTGAAAACCTCCCCCAGTGTCAGGGAGGATGGAAGGGCATTTGATGAACTCAGGCCCCTGAGAATTGAGGCTGGAATACTTGAAAGGGCTGACGGTTCATCCTACCTTGAATTTGGAGGTAACAAGATACTTGTAGCTGTTTACGGGCCAAGGGAGGCACAGATAAGGAAGCTGCAGCGACCTGACCGGGCAGTTATAAGGTGCAGGTACAACATGGCACCATTCTCTGTTGAGGAGAGAAAGAGGCCTGGTCCCGACAGGCGCTCTGTTGAGATTTCCAAGATAACCGCGGAGGCCCTGAGGCCTGCACTGATACTTGAAAAGTTTCCAAGGTCCGTCATAGATGTCTTCATAGAGGTCCTTGAGGCAGAGGGCGGTACGAGGTGCGCGGGTATCACAGCGGCATCTGTGGCCCTTGCAGATGCCGGGATACCCATGAGGGACATGGTTGTCGCCTGCGCCGCAGGTAAGGTTAACGACCAGGTCGTCCTTGACCTCTCTGAGGAGGAGGACAAGGCCGGACAGGCAGATGTACCGGTTGCAATCCTACCAAGGACGCGTGAGATCACACTTCTCCAGAGTGATGGAAACCTGTCAGATGATGAATTTGAAAGGGCCCTTGACCTGGCAGTGGAGGGTTGCCTCAGAATACATGAGGTTCAGAAAGAGGCCCTCAGAAAGAGGTATGGTGAATAA
- the rrp4 gene encoding exosome complex RNA-binding protein Rrp4, with amino-acid sequence MLLVNEKDLVVPGQVLAENDYYPGRGTFKEGKKICSSFVGLVSVRNKKINVIPLQSKYIPKRGDVVIGEITDIRFSMWGLDINSPYSGLLPASEVFGKEKRELENVFDIGDVLLLRVVDVDEVKKVKLGLKGRGLGKFRDGILVYITPTKVPRLIGKRGSMINMVKEKTHCDIVVGQNGVVWIKGEPDMERIAERVILMIDREAHTSGLTDRVRELLDRLTGTEPKDLDEDDGSELAEPEAPVEDAEEMKEETENPDDLEEDEEELSEAEESGHEEVDDENNSEEQR; translated from the coding sequence GTGTTACTCGTAAATGAAAAGGACCTGGTTGTCCCAGGTCAGGTTCTGGCAGAAAATGATTACTACCCGGGCAGGGGGACCTTCAAAGAGGGTAAAAAAATATGTTCATCATTCGTTGGACTTGTTTCTGTCAGAAATAAGAAGATAAACGTGATACCACTTCAGAGCAAGTACATCCCCAAAAGGGGAGATGTGGTGATCGGTGAAATCACTGATATAAGGTTCTCAATGTGGGGCCTGGATATAAACTCCCCCTACAGCGGGCTCCTGCCGGCGTCAGAGGTTTTCGGCAAGGAGAAAAGGGAACTTGAGAACGTCTTTGACATAGGCGACGTGCTCCTTTTAAGGGTAGTTGATGTGGACGAGGTCAAAAAGGTTAAACTGGGCCTTAAGGGCCGCGGGCTTGGAAAGTTCAGGGACGGAATTCTGGTATACATAACACCAACAAAGGTTCCAAGGCTCATAGGCAAAAGGGGATCCATGATAAACATGGTCAAGGAGAAGACCCACTGTGATATCGTTGTGGGCCAGAATGGAGTCGTCTGGATAAAGGGCGAACCCGACATGGAGAGGATAGCCGAGAGGGTTATATTGATGATAGACCGTGAGGCCCACACATCAGGACTCACAGACCGTGTAAGGGAGCTTCTGGACAGACTCACCGGCACTGAACCCAAGGACCTGGATGAGGATGATGGGTCTGAATTGGCTGAACCGGAGGCTCCAGTTGAGGATGCCGAGGAGATGAAAGAAGAAACAGAAAACCCTGATGACCTAGAAGAAGATGAAGAGGAATTATCCGAGGCCGAAGAGTCAGGGCATGAAGAAGTTGACGATGAAAATAATTCCGAGGAACAGAGGTGA
- a CDS encoding ribosome assembly factor SBDS — MVSLEDAVIARLESHGERFEILVDPDLAAEFRREDSEVSVEDVLAVQEVFRDARKGDKASEEAMRKVFETADPLEVTPIILQRGTIQLTAEQRRQMIEDKRKKIISKIAREAINPQNGLPHPPKRIEKAMEEARVHVDPFKTVDEQVNIVLKAIRTKIPIKFEKVTVAIKIPGDRAGPAYGVISNFGKIKNEEWQSDGSWIAVVEIPGGLQDSFYQKINELTGGNVETRIIK, encoded by the coding sequence ATGGTCAGCCTTGAAGATGCGGTTATCGCCCGGCTCGAATCCCATGGCGAAAGATTCGAAATTCTAGTGGACCCTGACCTTGCAGCTGAATTCCGGAGGGAGGATTCAGAGGTCAGTGTTGAGGATGTTCTGGCGGTCCAGGAGGTCTTCAGGGACGCCAGAAAGGGTGATAAGGCATCTGAGGAGGCCATGAGGAAGGTCTTTGAAACAGCGGATCCTCTTGAGGTAACACCCATAATACTTCAGAGGGGGACAATACAGCTCACTGCAGAACAGAGAAGACAGATGATAGAGGATAAACGCAAAAAAATCATCAGTAAGATTGCACGTGAAGCTATAAACCCCCAGAACGGACTTCCTCACCCTCCAAAAAGGATTGAAAAGGCAATGGAGGAAGCAAGGGTTCACGTTGATCCATTCAAAACAGTTGATGAGCAGGTCAACATTGTCCTGAAGGCCATAAGGACCAAGATACCCATAAAATTCGAGAAGGTCACCGTTGCCATAAAGATACCAGGCGACAGGGCCGGCCCAGCCTACGGTGTGATATCCAATTTCGGAAAAATAAAGAATGAAGAATGGCAGAGTGACGGGTCATGGATAGCGGTGGTTGAGATACCAGGGGGTCTTCAGGATAGTTTCTACCAGAAAATCAATGAACTCACCGGCGGTAACGTTGAGACCAGGATTATCAAGTAA
- the psmA gene encoding archaeal proteasome endopeptidase complex subunit alpha — translation MQPLQSAGYDRAITVFSPDGRLFQVEYAREAVKRGTTSLGVKSKEGIVLVVDKRPTSKLVEPKSIEKIFQIDEHIGAATSGLVADARAIIEKARLEAQINRITYNEPIRVESLAKKICDMKQMYTQHGGVRPFGTALIIGGVNGKGCRLFETDPSGALIEYKATAIGAGRPAAMEEFEKKYTDDMNLNQAIELALDAVYEATEGKTTPESVEIAVIEAADKKYRRLPDDEIRDHVEELLIRKEKEEEE, via the coding sequence ATGCAACCACTTCAAAGTGCAGGATACGATAGGGCCATTACGGTATTCAGCCCGGATGGCAGGCTATTCCAGGTGGAGTATGCAAGGGAAGCAGTTAAGAGAGGAACCACTTCTCTTGGAGTAAAATCAAAGGAAGGAATAGTTCTTGTTGTGGACAAAAGGCCCACAAGTAAACTGGTTGAGCCAAAATCCATAGAAAAGATATTCCAGATAGATGAACACATAGGGGCCGCAACATCTGGGCTGGTGGCAGATGCAAGGGCCATAATTGAAAAGGCAAGACTCGAGGCCCAGATAAACAGGATAACCTACAATGAACCCATAAGGGTTGAAAGCCTTGCCAAGAAGATATGTGACATGAAACAGATGTACACCCAGCATGGAGGTGTCAGGCCCTTTGGAACGGCCCTCATAATAGGTGGTGTAAACGGGAAGGGCTGCAGGCTCTTTGAAACAGATCCCAGCGGGGCCCTCATAGAGTACAAGGCCACAGCCATAGGGGCCGGTAGGCCAGCGGCCATGGAGGAATTTGAGAAGAAATACACTGATGATATGAACCTGAACCAGGCAATAGAACTGGCCCTCGATGCGGTCTATGAGGCAACAGAGGGCAAAACAACACCTGAAAGTGTTGAGATAGCTGTTATAGAAGCCGCAGATAAGAAGTACAGAAGGCTTCCTGATGATGAGATCAGGGACCATGTTGAGGAACTCCTGATCAGGAAGGAAAAGGAGGAAGAGGAGTAA
- the rnp2 gene encoding ribonuclease P protein component 2 has translation MKILPPTLRNPKRYIAFELISERELSRDEIVSAIWDSCLKLHGECETSNFRLWLMKLWRCSFPDAVRMRGVLQCQRGYEGKVMAALTAAHHHSGARVVFHILGLSGTVRSATQKFIKPSKKDKY, from the coding sequence ATGAAGATACTCCCCCCCACACTCAGGAACCCAAAGAGGTACATCGCCTTTGAACTGATATCTGAGAGGGAGCTCTCAAGGGATGAAATCGTATCCGCCATATGGGACAGCTGCCTCAAACTCCACGGCGAATGTGAGACATCAAATTTCCGTTTATGGCTCATGAAACTCTGGCGATGTAGTTTCCCGGATGCAGTAAGGATGAGGGGGGTGCTTCAGTGCCAGAGGGGTTACGAGGGAAAGGTCATGGCTGCCCTCACAGCTGCACACCACCACAGCGGGGCAAGGGTGGTATTCCATATACTGGGACTCTCCGGAACGGTGCGCTCTGCAACACAAAAGTTTATTAAACCTTCCAAGAAAGATAAATACTGA
- the rnp3 gene encoding ribonuclease P protein component 3, which produces MKFFDFKEDARISGSSRQMKFFDFKEDARISGSSRQMKFFDFKEDARISGSSRQMKFFDFHIQAGDHDFSLRLLAEASRLGYQGAVLVCSDETYSRLQPEIELLRDNPAISGLEVAAGVMINASNPQDMRRKVNRFRRKADVVYVSGGDLKVNRAACENPRVDVLSAPYSSRRDAGMNHVLAREAARNRVAVELVTTDIMGSWLKVRARVLEYFRDILKLHRKFDFPLLLSSRASSIYDLRTPRDLMNLAGCFGMSTREAGRALSSTPSSIIEYSRKRSLMIADGVRLVEDEEED; this is translated from the coding sequence ATGAAATTCTTTGACTTCAAGGAGGATGCTCGAATAAGTGGGTCATCTAGGCAGATGAAATTCTTTGACTTCAAGGAGGATGCTCGAATAAGTGGGTCATCTAGGCAGATGAAATTCTTTGACTTCAAGGAGGATGCTCGAATAAGTGGGTCATCTAGGCAGATGAAATTCTTTGACTTCCATATTCAGGCAGGTGACCATGATTTCAGTCTGAGACTTCTTGCTGAGGCTTCCCGTCTTGGTTACCAGGGGGCTGTCCTGGTCTGTTCCGATGAGACCTACAGCAGGCTCCAGCCAGAGATTGAACTCCTGAGGGATAACCCTGCAATCAGTGGCCTTGAGGTGGCAGCCGGTGTTATGATAAACGCCTCGAACCCCCAGGATATGAGGCGCAAGGTTAACCGTTTCAGGAGGAAGGCCGACGTTGTATACGTTTCAGGGGGTGACCTGAAGGTGAACCGCGCCGCCTGTGAGAACCCCCGGGTGGATGTCCTCTCTGCACCCTACTCCTCAAGGAGAGACGCTGGCATGAACCATGTCCTCGCAAGGGAGGCTGCAAGGAACAGGGTTGCAGTTGAACTTGTCACCACTGATATCATGGGCTCATGGCTCAAGGTAAGGGCGAGGGTTCTTGAGTACTTCAGGGACATCCTTAAACTCCACAGAAAATTCGATTTTCCACTCTTACTCTCAAGCAGGGCATCATCAATATATGACCTCCGCACACCCCGTGACCTCATGAACCTGGCAGGGTGCTTTGGGATGAGTACCCGGGAGGCCGGGAGGGCCCTATCATCAACACCATCATCCATAATCGAATACTCACGCAAACGCTCCCTTATGATTGCAGATGGTGTGAGGCTTGTGGAGGATGAGGAAGAGGACTGA
- a CDS encoding RNA-binding protein translates to MIHNISYRLMVYGTEDEEKVLEALRNIIPGAAPEREMAEGYHGNPITVLRGRVDRRRALREFMEKFIEVFRGRMDELEGRFDENGNLFIRLDKQEALEGIWKPVRHGDAIHLKIKVEAYPAKRDVAAENIRKLLE, encoded by the coding sequence ATGATACACAACATCTCCTACCGCCTAATGGTTTACGGTACCGAGGACGAGGAAAAGGTCCTTGAGGCCCTCAGGAACATAATACCCGGTGCAGCACCAGAAAGGGAAATGGCAGAGGGCTACCATGGAAACCCCATCACAGTTTTAAGGGGCAGGGTGGACCGCAGAAGGGCTCTCAGAGAATTCATGGAAAAATTCATTGAAGTCTTCAGGGGCAGAATGGATGAACTCGAGGGCAGGTTCGATGAAAACGGTAACCTGTTCATCCGACTGGATAAACAGGAGGCCCTTGAGGGGATCTGGAAACCTGTAAGGCACGGTGATGCAATACACCTCAAGATCAAGGTGGAGGCCTACCCTGCAAAGAGGGATGTTGCAGCTGAGAATATAAGGAAATTACTTGAATAA
- a CDS encoding 50S ribosomal protein L15e, with product MYKYVKDAWKNPKDSYVMELMWERAPKWRRDPVIKRIERPTRIDRARSLGYKAKPGYIIVRTRVRRGSQRKTRFKAGRRPKRMGVKKITTAKSIKRIAEERVARKYPNMEVLNSYWVWEDGKYKFYEVILVDPNHPAIKNDPKINWICEKQHRGRVFRGLTSEGKKNRGLRNRGKGAEKVR from the coding sequence ATGTACAAATATGTTAAAGACGCATGGAAAAATCCAAAGGACTCCTATGTAATGGAGCTTATGTGGGAAAGGGCCCCAAAATGGAGAAGGGACCCTGTAATTAAAAGGATTGAAAGGCCAACAAGAATAGACCGTGCAAGATCACTTGGTTACAAGGCAAAACCTGGATACATAATCGTGAGGACACGTGTGAGGCGCGGTAGCCAGAGAAAAACCAGGTTCAAGGCAGGTAGAAGACCCAAAAGAATGGGTGTTAAGAAAATCACAACTGCAAAGAGCATAAAGAGGATCGCAGAGGAAAGGGTTGCAAGGAAATACCCCAACATGGAGGTCCTCAACTCCTACTGGGTCTGGGAGGACGGAAAATACAAGTTCTATGAGGTCATCCTCGTTGATCCAAACCACCCAGCAATAAAGAATGACCCCAAAATAAACTGGATCTGCGAAAAGCAGCACAGGGGACGTGTGTTCAGGGGCCTCACAAGTGAAGGTAAGAAGAACAGGGGCCTCCGAAACAGGGGTAAAGGGGCTGAAAAGGTAAGGTAA